One Stenotrophomonas sp. SAU14A_NAIMI4_5 DNA segment encodes these proteins:
- a CDS encoding response regulator, with product MRILLIEDDAALADGLVRALQGAGHLCDHLAQGLLAPAALAAAPYDVMVLDLSLPDVDGLDLLSRLRGQAISLPVLILTARDGVEDRILGLDRGGDDYLAKPFALGELEARLRALARRRGDAPAQKRLGRLCLDSIRQEVQVDGQRIELTARELALVDALMQQPGRTVTKQRLFDALYSWDHEANLSVIEVHVSRLRRKFEQAGADVGIRMLRGLGYRLEAIDG from the coding sequence ATGCGAATCCTGTTGATCGAAGACGACGCGGCCCTGGCCGACGGCCTGGTGCGCGCCCTGCAGGGCGCCGGCCATCTGTGTGACCACCTGGCGCAGGGCCTGCTGGCGCCGGCGGCACTCGCTGCTGCGCCGTATGACGTAATGGTGCTGGACCTGTCGCTGCCCGATGTAGACGGCCTCGACCTGCTGTCGCGCCTGCGCGGCCAGGCCATCAGCCTGCCCGTGCTGATCCTCACGGCACGCGATGGCGTGGAGGACCGCATCCTCGGCCTGGACCGCGGTGGCGACGACTACCTGGCCAAACCCTTCGCGCTGGGCGAACTGGAAGCGCGCCTGCGCGCGTTGGCGCGACGCCGCGGCGATGCGCCCGCACAGAAGCGGCTGGGCCGCCTGTGCCTGGACAGCATCCGCCAGGAGGTGCAGGTGGACGGCCAGCGCATCGAGCTGACCGCACGCGAGCTGGCCCTGGTCGATGCGCTGATGCAGCAGCCCGGACGTACGGTGACCAAGCAGCGCCTGTTCGACGCGCTGTACAGCTGGGACCACGAGGCCAACCTCTCCGTGATCGAAGTGCACGTCAGCCGCCTGCGCCGGAAGTTCGAACAGGCCGGCGCGGATGTAGGCATCCGCATGCTGCGTGGCCTCGGCTACCGGCTGGAGGCCATCGATGGTTGA
- a CDS encoding sensor histidine kinase, translated as MVERVASLRGLLLRRLWLPLLVLLLCSAVGSFALARYFAGQVYDRWLLDSAMSLSELVKEQDGRAVMDVTPAMSRMFTWDTVDEVHGEVVDASGARLYGDLAEALPRPAQTADDDAVYYDARLRGQAVRMVEVLVPTTSGHQVRLRVAETLRKRHRLERKLLMTSVPFQAAILALAAWLAWSGTGAAARHANQVARRLASPRPDPLAPLDPQQEAPRELWPAVEAYNALLQRLDAMQAAQRRFVSNAAHQLRTPLAAMQVELESSLRQQDPQAQQLALSGTLAGLSRLQHLVNQLLLLSRSEDAQGASLPLQVLDMASLARTVVERYADRALAAGVDLGYEGPDEGVPVRGDAPLLREALGNLLDNALRYGAVRGMITLSVQRDADGVQVWVDDDGAGIDAAERGRVTERFYRASSQGDGCGLGLAIVAEIAQRHDAALEIGSAPMGGARVGMRFRTR; from the coding sequence ATGGTTGAGCGTGTGGCGAGCCTGCGTGGGCTGCTGCTGCGACGGCTGTGGCTGCCGCTGCTGGTGCTTCTGCTGTGCAGTGCGGTGGGCTCGTTCGCGCTGGCGCGCTACTTTGCCGGCCAGGTCTATGACCGCTGGCTGCTGGACTCGGCGATGTCCCTGTCCGAGCTGGTGAAGGAGCAGGATGGTCGCGCGGTGATGGACGTGACGCCGGCCATGTCACGCATGTTCACCTGGGACACGGTGGATGAAGTACATGGCGAAGTGGTCGATGCCAGCGGCGCGCGGCTGTATGGCGATCTGGCCGAGGCACTACCGCGGCCCGCACAGACCGCCGATGACGACGCCGTCTACTACGATGCGCGGCTGCGCGGGCAAGCGGTTCGCATGGTGGAGGTGCTGGTGCCGACCACGAGCGGGCATCAGGTGCGCCTGCGGGTGGCCGAGACGCTGCGCAAGCGGCACCGGCTGGAGCGCAAGCTGCTGATGACCAGCGTACCGTTCCAGGCCGCCATCCTCGCGCTGGCGGCCTGGCTGGCCTGGTCGGGCACTGGCGCGGCAGCGCGCCATGCCAACCAGGTGGCGCGGCGACTGGCCAGCCCGCGACCGGACCCGCTTGCGCCTCTGGACCCGCAGCAGGAGGCACCGCGCGAGCTGTGGCCCGCGGTGGAGGCCTACAACGCACTGCTGCAGCGGCTGGATGCAATGCAGGCGGCGCAGCGGCGCTTCGTCAGCAATGCCGCACACCAGCTGCGCACGCCGTTGGCGGCCATGCAGGTGGAGCTGGAGAGTTCGCTGCGGCAGCAGGATCCACAGGCGCAACAGCTGGCGCTGTCCGGAACGCTGGCCGGGTTGTCGAGGCTGCAGCACCTGGTCAACCAGCTGCTGCTGCTCAGCCGTTCGGAAGATGCACAGGGCGCTTCGTTGCCGTTGCAGGTACTGGACATGGCCTCGCTGGCGCGCACCGTGGTCGAACGCTACGCCGACCGGGCGTTGGCTGCCGGGGTGGACCTGGGCTACGAGGGGCCGGACGAAGGCGTGCCGGTGCGGGGTGATGCACCGTTGCTGCGCGAAGCGCTGGGCAACCTGCTGGACAACGCGCTGCGTTATGGCGCCGTGCGCGGAATGATCACCCTGAGCGTGCAACGCGATGCGGACGGCGTGCAGGTCTGGGTGGATGATGATGGCGCCGGCATCGACGCGGCCGAACGTGGCCGCGTCACGGAACGCTTCTACCGCGCCAGCAGCCAGGGCGATGGCTGTGGCCTGGGCCTGGCCATCGTGGCCGAGATCGCGCAGCGGCATGACGCCGCGTTGGAGATCGGCAGTGCACCGATGGGTGGCGCACGGGTAGGAATGCGGTTCCGCACCCGGTAG
- a CDS encoding GH92 family glycosyl hydrolase, which yields MPMPLSQRRFLLAVAASAMFASGLAGAAPARSAADKAYASVDPFIGTGGEGHTYPGATVPFGMVQLSPDTRIQPREKAYGWAAGYRYDDSSIVGFSHTHFSGTGHSDLGDILVMPFTGEPGLERGDPEKPRSGYASQFRHDDEKAEPGYYAVTLDDYKVRAELTTSARVGVHRYTFPKGTDAKMLLDMRTSMYDYPGKILWSRVRVRDDGTVTGFRETRGWAAGRQLYFAMRFSRPLTSHELHSTEKDIVYKGFAPPGEKDPKQRAQIEGRQLVGTFEFGKLDAPLIVKVAISPVSEAGAIANLDAEVADFDFDRVRAQAKQEWTKALSVLDIDAPEHARRSAYTALYHTMLGPTLFMDADGQYRGADNAVHKAEGYTNYSTFSLWDTYRALHPLLTLVQPEKRNSHFINSMLAHHDHSPYGMLPVWSFHGLEDWCMIGYHAVPVIADAYVKGIRGFDADKALKAMVETANYGPYDGIAQYRELGYVPIDEEGEAASKTLEYAFDDWTIARMAQAMGKTDVATTFDKRAGNWRHAFDKDTGFMRARKRDGSFRTPFDPSASGYGTDYTEGNAWQYSWYVPQDVAGLAAAHGGSDKLLARLDEVFNAKVDPSIFEHMEDITGLIGWYAHGNEPSHHVAYLYSYAGQPWRSQARLKQIMDTQYADRPDGLAGNDDVGQMSAWYVFTALGFYPVAPGSGEYILGRPFLPKTAMRLPNGKTFTIVANGLDDKHTYVGSVSLNGKPLQRTFLRHDEILAGGELTFTMQAEPNKEWPGQGAQAPYSMSR from the coding sequence ATGCCGATGCCCCTGTCGCAACGTCGTTTCCTGCTCGCTGTCGCTGCCTCGGCGATGTTCGCTTCCGGTCTGGCCGGTGCTGCCCCTGCGCGGTCCGCCGCCGACAAGGCCTATGCCTCGGTCGACCCCTTCATCGGCACCGGTGGGGAAGGGCATACCTACCCGGGTGCCACGGTGCCGTTCGGCATGGTCCAGCTCAGCCCGGACACGCGCATCCAGCCACGCGAAAAGGCCTATGGCTGGGCCGCCGGCTACCGCTACGACGACAGCAGCATCGTCGGCTTCTCGCACACGCATTTCTCCGGCACCGGTCATTCGGACCTGGGCGATATCCTGGTGATGCCGTTCACCGGCGAGCCCGGCCTGGAACGCGGCGATCCGGAAAAACCGCGCAGCGGCTATGCCTCGCAGTTCCGCCATGACGACGAGAAGGCCGAGCCCGGCTACTACGCCGTCACCCTCGACGATTACAAGGTGCGCGCCGAGCTGACCACCAGCGCCCGCGTCGGCGTGCATCGCTACACCTTCCCCAAGGGCACCGACGCGAAGATGCTGCTGGACATGCGCACCAGCATGTACGACTACCCGGGCAAGATCCTGTGGTCGCGGGTGCGCGTACGCGACGACGGCACCGTCACCGGCTTCCGCGAAACGCGCGGCTGGGCGGCGGGGCGCCAGCTGTATTTCGCGATGCGCTTCTCTCGGCCGCTGACCAGCCACGAGCTGCACAGCACCGAGAAGGACATCGTCTACAAGGGCTTCGCGCCCCCGGGTGAGAAGGACCCGAAGCAGCGGGCACAGATTGAGGGCCGGCAGCTGGTCGGCACCTTCGAATTCGGCAAGCTCGATGCGCCGCTGATCGTCAAGGTCGCGATCTCGCCGGTCAGCGAGGCTGGTGCCATCGCCAATCTCGACGCGGAAGTGGCCGACTTCGACTTCGACCGTGTGCGTGCGCAGGCGAAGCAGGAGTGGACGAAGGCGCTGTCGGTGCTGGATATCGATGCGCCGGAACATGCACGCCGCAGTGCCTACACCGCGCTGTACCACACCATGCTGGGGCCGACGCTGTTCATGGATGCCGACGGCCAGTATCGCGGCGCCGACAATGCCGTGCACAAGGCCGAGGGCTATACCAACTACTCGACCTTCTCGCTGTGGGATACCTACCGCGCCCTGCATCCCTTGCTGACCCTGGTGCAGCCGGAGAAGCGCAACAGCCACTTCATCAATTCGATGCTGGCCCACCACGACCACAGCCCCTACGGCATGCTGCCGGTGTGGTCGTTCCACGGCCTGGAAGACTGGTGCATGATCGGCTACCACGCGGTGCCGGTGATCGCCGATGCCTACGTCAAGGGCATCCGTGGCTTCGACGCCGACAAGGCGCTGAAGGCCATGGTCGAGACGGCCAACTACGGCCCCTACGACGGCATCGCGCAGTACCGCGAGCTGGGCTATGTGCCGATCGACGAGGAAGGCGAGGCCGCCAGCAAGACGCTGGAATATGCCTTCGACGACTGGACCATCGCGCGCATGGCGCAGGCGATGGGCAAGACCGACGTGGCCACCACCTTCGACAAGCGTGCCGGCAACTGGCGCCATGCGTTCGACAAGGACACCGGCTTCATGCGCGCGCGCAAGCGTGATGGCAGCTTCCGCACGCCGTTCGACCCGAGTGCCAGCGGCTACGGCACCGACTACACCGAAGGCAACGCCTGGCAGTATTCCTGGTACGTGCCGCAGGACGTGGCCGGGCTGGCCGCAGCGCACGGTGGCAGCGACAAGCTGCTGGCGCGGCTTGACGAGGTGTTCAACGCCAAGGTCGATCCGTCCATCTTCGAGCACATGGAAGACATCACCGGCCTGATCGGCTGGTACGCGCACGGCAACGAACCCAGCCACCACGTGGCCTACCTGTACTCGTACGCAGGCCAGCCGTGGCGCAGCCAGGCCCGTCTGAAGCAGATCATGGACACGCAGTACGCCGACCGCCCGGATGGCCTGGCTGGCAACGATGACGTCGGCCAGATGTCGGCGTGGTACGTGTTCACCGCGCTGGGCTTCTATCCGGTGGCGCCGGGTTCGGGCGAGTACATCCTCGGCCGTCCGTTCCTGCCGAAGACCGCGATGCGCCTGCCGAACGGCAAGACGTTCACGATCGTGGCCAACGGCCTGGACGACAAGCACACCTACGTGGGCAGCGTGAGCCTCAACGGCAAACCGCTGCAGCGCACTTTCCTGCGCCATGACGAGATCCTGGCCGGTGGCGAACTGACCTTCACCATGCAGGCCGAACCGAACAAGGAATGGCCGGGGCAGGGGGCGCAGGCGCCGTACTCCATGAGCCGTTGA